GACTAAGGCGCGTCCAATACCACGTCGCCGATAGTCAGGATGAACTGCGATCCGATACATGTTCCCGCGCCATCCGTCAAAAGTGGCGATTAAGGAGCCAACGATTCGACTATCCGCCTCGGCAATCAGCACGAATGCCGGGCTTTCTATCGTGTTTCGGATGTCCGTGATCGTATCTGTGACGCTCGGAGAGGTGCCAGCAACTTGCCACAAAGCGAGAAGTGCTTCTGCTTCTTCGGGGCGACACTCGCGAATGAAGAATGGGTCTGGATGGGTATTTGTATTGTCGGATACATCCATTGTTGGGACCGGTGCGGTTGGACGAAGTTCAAGTAAATATCTCGGTAATTCCATAAAAAGCAGTTTCAGTCAAAAGGAGTGACCAATCTTGAAAATCCTTGAATCTTGTAAATCCTGCTTCAGACAATAAACATCGCGCATTACCGAATTAAATTCTTAATCCTCATGAAACCGTACCTACCAGGGTCTGGGAAAGGACAGTCTACTCGTCAAGCCAACTCATCATGCTGCGGAGATTCTTGCCGACCTCTTCTATTTCGAGTTCTGCCTCCTGCCGGCGGAGCGCGCCGAGCACAGGTTGATTCGCCTCATTCTCCAAAACCCATTCCCGTGCGAAGACACCTTCCTGCACGTCCTTTAAGATTTGGCGCATCTTGTCTCGGACATTGTCGTCAATAATCTGCGGACCACGTGTGAGGTCTCCGAATTCGGCGGTATTGCTAATATCATTCCGCATTTTGCTCAATCCGCCAGAGTAAATCAAGTCGACAATCAACTTGAGTT
The Candidatus Poribacteria bacterium genome window above contains:
- a CDS encoding GNAT family N-acetyltransferase encodes the protein MELPRYLLELRPTAPVPTMDVSDNTNTHPDPFFIRECRPEEAEALLALWQVAGTSPSVTDTITDIRNTIESPAFVLIAEADSRIVGSLIATFDGWRGNMYRIAVHPDYRRRGIGRALVKEGERCLVKHGAKRITALVEEKYPGAIAFWSSVGYEIEPGIIRFFRNP